A stretch of the Capsicum annuum cultivar UCD-10X-F1 chromosome 8, UCD10Xv1.1, whole genome shotgun sequence genome encodes the following:
- the LOC124886495 gene encoding uncharacterized protein LOC124886495, producing the protein MAAVVDACVCEITKLSEKVRAKSPFMLRKKKSSVGKVVESKQGQKNSSSSTSEMEENKNDNTMCEATLSLLMDRFAPC; encoded by the coding sequence atggcaGCAGTAGTTGATGCCTGCGTTTGTGAGATCACAAAGCTAAGTGAAAAGGTCAGAGCCAAAAGCCCTTTTATGCTGAGGAAGAAGAAATCATCAGTGGGGAAAGTTGTCGAAAGCAAACAAGGACAGAagaattcttcttcttcaacttcaGAAATGGAGGAAAACAAAAATGACAACACAATGTGTGAAGCTACTCTATCTTTGTTAATGGATCGTTTTGCACCTTGTTGA
- the LOC107840366 gene encoding extra-large guanine nucleotide-binding protein 1, whose product MAAVLKSLFQVSTSKKEDNQEEFDVEYSFAEEYSGPPVSYDIPKVVPVDVHRIPTASVVATAAILSKNLSLPVIEPIVKRDPQSIKNQKLKESDLDSVVTSVCVDNEDSTLESEYVENDHGCYRASDGIESSGTLGFSDSHDNSRELSGSSDVEDLVDECKEEVRFVSESNPVGLDYEEPILSSPDLSCEVLSCEEVEDYADEVAVNQGNRTAVVTFGEIQSSDVSTDSDEEEPGMFPEKPIVSSDSKKCFRCHRGKRFTEREVCIVCGAKYCINCVLRAMGAMPEGRKCITCIGYRIIESKRDSLGKCSAMLKRLLSKWQMNEIMELEKSCQANQLPPHLVSVNGRCLSLRELVDLLSCAYPPKKLRPGKYWYDKVAGFWGKEGHKPCQIISPQLAVGDTIKRDASKGNTNILINGREITQAELYMLKLAGINCEGNVCFWLSADGSCQEEGMNNVVGKIWDKTTHKLFCAALRLPIPPVSANSSDEEVGSGLGAGDSRSTDSKKLNKLLLAGCDQSGTSTLFKQAKIVYRVPFSEEEHQNITYTIQRNLYRYIAILLEGREKFEEEYHVEMRKKWLDEPGPSVLPDLIEEENIYSISPRLKNFSDWLLQAMMLGNLEVIFPAATREYAAVVEELWKHKAFQATYQRRNELQMLPRVANYFLDHAVEISKADYNPSDMDKLYAEGITSSNGVACMDFSFPNPTQDSYMEAVDQYSSSMRYQLIRVHASCVGKNCKWLEMFEDVDLVIFCVSLTEYTEYMEDYNGICTNKMMESKKLFENIISHPSFAQKHCLLLLNKFDILEEIIEQAPLSECEWFQDFNPVISRHPNSNTSNNNPSLAQRAYHYIAVQFKRLYYSITQQKLYVSQLTALEPDSVDGALKYTREILKWDEEKHKIMRDWMTEDAEASTTLEASITT is encoded by the exons ATGGCAGCAGTCTTGAAAAGTCTTTTCCAGGTTTCTACCTCAAAAAAGGAGGATAATCAGGAGGAGTTTGATGTAGAATACTCCTTTGCTGAGGAGTATTCTGGTCCTCCTGTTAGTTATGACATTCCTAAGGTGGTTCCGGTTGATGTACACCGGATTCCAACTGCTTCAGTAGTTGCTACTGCTGCTATTTTGAGTAAAAATTTGTCATTACCAGTTATTGAACCAATAGTCAAGAGGGATCCTCAATCAATCAAGAATCAGAAGTTAAAGGAGTCAGATTTAGACTCTGTAGTAACTTCTGTTTGTGTTGATAATGAAGATTCCACCTTAGAATCAGaatatgttgagaatgatcatgGCTGCTATAGAGCATCAGATGGAATTGAAAGTTCTGGTACGTTAGGATTTTCTGACAGTCATGATAACTCCCGTGAACTGTCAGGAAGTTCGGATGTTGAGGACCTGGTAGATGAATGCAAGGAAGAAGTAAGATTTGTGAGTGAATCGAACCCTGTTGGCTTAGACTATGAGGAACCAATTTTGAGCTCTCCAGATCTTTCCTGCGAAGTATTGTCCTGTGAAGAGGTGGAAGACTATGCTGATGAAGTTGCTGTCAACCAAGGTAACAGAACAGCAGTTGTTACTTTCGGTGAAATTCAATCAAGTGATGTTTCTACCGACAGTGATGAAGAGGAGCCAGGAATGTTTCCCGAAAAACCAATTGTGAGCAGTGATTCCAAGAAGTGTTTTCGGTGTCATAGAGGGAAACGATTCACTGAGAGGGAAGTATGCATAGTTTGTGGTGCAAAGTATTGTATCAATTGTGTGTTGAGAGCAATGGGGGCAATGCCAGAAGGAAGAAAATGTATTACTTGCATTGGTTACCGTATTATTGAATCAAAACGAGATTCTTTAGGTAAGTGTTCTGCAATGCTTAAAAGGCTGCTAAGTAAATGGCAAATGAATGAGATTATGGAATTGGAGAAGTCATGTCAAGCTAATCAGCTTCCACCCCATCTCGTGAGCGTGAATGGTAGATGTCTTTCCCTTAGAGAGTTGGTCGACTTGCTAAGCTGTGCATATCCACCAAAGAAGTTGAGACCAGGGAAGTACTGGTATGACAAAGTGGCTGGATTCTGGGGAAAG GAGGGACATAAGCCTTGTCAGATAATTTCTCCCCAACTAGCTGTTGGTGATACAATTAAGAGAGATGCTAGCAAGGGGAACACAAATATTCTGATAAACGGCCGGGAAATTACACAAGCAGAGCTGTATATGTTGAAG CTGGCAGGAATAAACTGTGAAGGAAACGTTTGCTTTTGGCTCAGTGCTGACGGATCCTGCCAGGAAGAGGGTATGAACAATGTGGTTGGAAAAATATGGGACAAG ACTACACACAAGCTGTTTTGCGCTGCTTTGAGATTGCCTATTCCTCCCGTGTCTGCAAATTCTTCCGATGAAGAAGTTGGAAGTGGATTGGGTGCAGGTGACTCACGCAGCACAGATAGCAAAAAACTGAATAAACTACTTCTTGCTGGTTGTGATCAATCGGGAACAAGTACTCTGTTCAAACAG GCCAAAATTGTATATCGCGTTCCTTTCTCAGAAGAAGAGCATCAGAACATTACATACACGATCCAAAGAAATTTGTACAGATATATTGCCATACTCCTCGAAGGACGTGAAAAATTTGAAGAGGAGTACCATGTTGAAATGAGGAAAAAATGGCTTGACGAACCTGGCCCTTCAG TGCTTCCAGACCTGATTGAAGAAGAGAATATCTATTCCATCAGCCCCAGACTGAAAAACTTTTCGGATTGGCTTCTTCAAGCTATGATGTTAGGAAATCTGGAGGTCATTTTTCCTGCTGCCACTCGGGAGTACGCAGCCGTAGTTGAGGAGTTGTGGAAGCATAAAGCATTTCAGGCAACGTATCAGCGGAGAAATGAGCTACAAATGCTTCCAAGAGTTGCCAATTATTTCTTAGATCAT GCTGTCGAGATTTCAAAGGCAGACTACAACCCTTCTGATATGGATAAGTTATATGCGGAGGGCATTACTTCATCCAATGGGGTAGCATGCATGGACTTTTCGTTCCCTAATCCAACTCAGGATAGTTACATGGAGGCAGTTGATCAGTATTCATCCTCAATGAG GTACCAACTAATAAGAGTACACGCGAGCTGCGTAGGGAAAAACTGCAAGTGGTTGGAGATGTTTGAAGATGTTGACCTCGTTATCTTTTGTGTTTCATTGACGGAGTACACCGAGTATATGGAGGACTACAATGGAATTTGCACAAACAAGATGATGGAAAGCAAGAAGCTCTTTGAGAATATCATCAGTCATCCATCTTTTGCCCAGAAACATTGCCTCTTACTATTGAACAAGTTTGACATACTAGAGGAAATAATTGAACAGGCTCCCCTTTCTGAATGTGAATGGTTTCAGGACTTCAATCCAGTGATCAGTCGTCATCCCAACAGCAACACCAGCAACAACAACCCGTCGTTGGCTCAACGTGCTTATCATTACATAGCTGTGCAGTTTAAACGCCTATATTATTCCATAACACAGCAGAAGCTGTATGTTTCACAGCTAACTGCTTTAGagcctgatagtgttgatggaGCTCTTAAATACACTAGGGAAATTCTTAAGTGGGATGAAGAAAAGCATAAAATAATGCGTGATTGGATGACAGAGGATGCTGAGGCTAGCACAACTCTGGAGGCCAGCATAACAACATAG